The following are encoded in a window of uncultured Pseudomonas sp. genomic DNA:
- the cysP gene encoding thiosulfate ABC transporter substrate-binding protein CysP, translated as MLKKILLASAITSSLLGSAAALAEDAPILNASYDIARELFAEINPKFVAHWQAQTGKEQKIDQSFAGSSRQAQDIIQGKKVDTVTFNQVTDVDILAKRGLLREDWAKQFPNNSSPYYSTTAFLVRKGNPKNIKDWNDLAREDVKLVFPNPKTSGNARYSYLGAWLYANEQFKGDESQIKAFVGKMLRNVENFPTGGRAATVAFAQNGQGDVLLTFESEVVNIANGEEFKSGEYEIVVPPVSVLAEFPVALVDKVVDQKGTREVSKAYLDFQYTKDIQQLLTTYNYRVHNPEVVAATAAQFPQIRLINPTEVLGTWDEITAKHFDADGILDQLLAEGR; from the coding sequence ATGCTCAAGAAAATTTTGCTGGCCAGCGCCATCACCTCAAGCCTGCTCGGCAGTGCCGCTGCACTGGCCGAAGACGCGCCGATCCTGAACGCCTCCTACGACATCGCCCGTGAACTGTTTGCCGAAATCAACCCCAAGTTCGTCGCTCACTGGCAAGCGCAAACCGGCAAAGAGCAGAAGATCGACCAGTCGTTCGCCGGCTCCTCACGCCAGGCTCAGGACATCATCCAGGGCAAGAAGGTCGATACCGTAACCTTCAACCAGGTCACCGACGTCGACATCCTGGCCAAGCGCGGCCTGCTGCGCGAAGACTGGGCCAAGCAGTTCCCCAACAACAGTTCACCGTACTACAGCACCACCGCCTTTCTGGTGCGCAAGGGCAACCCGAAGAACATCAAGGACTGGAACGACCTGGCCCGTGAAGACGTCAAGCTGGTGTTCCCTAACCCGAAAACTTCCGGCAATGCACGTTACAGCTACCTGGGTGCCTGGTTGTATGCCAACGAGCAGTTCAAAGGTGATGAAAGCCAGATCAAGGCCTTTGTCGGCAAAATGCTGCGTAACGTCGAGAACTTCCCTACCGGTGGCCGTGCCGCCACCGTAGCCTTTGCCCAGAATGGTCAAGGCGATGTGCTGCTGACCTTCGAGTCGGAAGTGGTCAACATTGCCAATGGTGAGGAATTCAAATCCGGCGAATACGAAATCGTCGTCCCGCCGGTTAGCGTGCTGGCCGAGTTCCCGGTGGCGCTGGTCGACAAGGTGGTCGATCAGAAAGGCACTCGCGAGGTGTCCAAAGCCTACCTGGACTTCCAGTACACAAAGGACATTCAGCAGCTGCTGACCACCTACAACTACCGTGTGCACAACCCGGAAGTAGTGGCGGCTACCGCAGCGCAGTTCCCGCAGATTCGCCTGATCAACCCCACCGAAGTGCTCGGCACTTGGGATGAGATCACTGCCAAGCACTTCGATGCCGATGGTATCCTTGACCAGTTGTTGGCCGAGGGCCGCTAG
- a CDS encoding alpha/beta hydrolase — protein sequence MRTHTVRYLIVPGWQGSTDEHWQSHWQRSLPNSARVEQTDWLKPNRADWVAELQRNIGSHPCPTILIAHSLGCITVAHWAAQAPIESLRRVRAALLVAPADVQRANCPPALQNFAPIPQQPLPFPSQLVGSDNDCAASAARAIELARDWGSAATILSGVGHINVQSGHQRWEQGFAYLYRLQSHAEQHTRRRA from the coding sequence ATGCGCACGCACACTGTCCGCTACTTGATCGTGCCGGGCTGGCAAGGATCGACTGATGAACATTGGCAGAGCCACTGGCAGCGCAGCCTGCCGAACAGCGCCCGCGTGGAACAAACCGATTGGCTAAAACCTAATCGCGCAGACTGGGTGGCCGAGTTGCAACGCAACATCGGTAGCCACCCGTGCCCGACCATCCTTATCGCCCATAGCCTGGGCTGCATCACCGTGGCGCATTGGGCGGCTCAAGCCCCTATCGAGTCGCTGCGCCGAGTGCGCGCGGCACTGCTGGTCGCCCCGGCGGATGTGCAGCGGGCCAATTGCCCGCCAGCGCTGCAGAACTTCGCGCCAATACCGCAGCAACCGTTGCCGTTCCCCAGCCAGTTGGTCGGCTCGGACAACGACTGCGCCGCCAGCGCCGCACGGGCAATCGAACTGGCCCGTGACTGGGGAAGCGCGGCGACGATTCTCAGCGGCGTTGGCCATATCAATGTGCAGTCGGGGCACCAGCGCTGGGAGCAGGGCTTCGCCTACCTTTACCGCCTGCAAAGCCATGCCGAGCAGCACACACGCCGCCGTGCCTAA
- a CDS encoding sulfate ABC transporter substrate-binding protein, whose product MSIRRFALAALASALITGPVAAAETLLNVSYDPTRELYSDFNKAFNTHWQAQGNAALTIQQSHGGSGKQARAVIDGLRADVVTLALSGDIDELHKLGKLIPENWQARLPQASTPYTSTIVFLVRKGNPLGIKDWDDLVKPGVAVITPNPKTSGGARWNFLAAWAYAQQKYGSQDKAQEFVGQLYRNVPVLDTGARGSTITFVNNQIGDVLLAWENEAFLALKEEDGDNFEIVAPSLSILAEPPVAVVDANVDKKGTRKVAEAYLDYMYSDEGQRLAAKHFYRPRNQAIAAEFAEQFPALQLVTIDKDFDGWKSAQPKFFNDGGVFDQIYLAQ is encoded by the coding sequence ATGTCCATTCGCCGTTTTGCCCTCGCTGCCCTTGCCAGCGCCCTGATCACCGGCCCGGTGGCCGCTGCTGAAACCCTGCTCAATGTGTCTTACGACCCGACCCGTGAGCTGTACAGCGACTTCAACAAAGCCTTTAACACGCACTGGCAAGCCCAGGGCAATGCAGCGCTGACCATCCAGCAATCCCACGGCGGTTCGGGCAAGCAGGCCCGTGCGGTAATTGATGGCCTGCGCGCCGATGTGGTGACCCTGGCCCTGTCCGGTGACATTGATGAGCTGCACAAGCTTGGCAAGTTGATCCCGGAAAACTGGCAGGCGCGCTTGCCGCAAGCGAGCACGCCCTACACCTCGACCATCGTGTTTCTGGTGCGCAAAGGCAATCCGCTGGGCATCAAGGACTGGGATGACCTGGTCAAACCGGGCGTTGCGGTGATCACCCCCAATCCGAAAACCTCCGGCGGTGCTCGCTGGAACTTCCTCGCTGCCTGGGCCTACGCCCAGCAGAAATACGGCAGCCAAGATAAGGCCCAAGAGTTTGTTGGCCAGCTTTACAGAAACGTCCCGGTACTCGATACCGGGGCTCGCGGCTCGACTATTACCTTCGTCAATAACCAGATCGGTGATGTGCTGTTGGCCTGGGAAAACGAAGCCTTTTTGGCACTGAAGGAGGAGGATGGCGACAACTTCGAGATCGTCGCGCCGTCGCTGTCGATCCTGGCTGAGCCGCCAGTGGCTGTGGTGGATGCAAACGTCGACAAAAAAGGCACCCGCAAAGTCGCTGAGGCCTACCTCGACTACATGTACAGCGATGAAGGCCAGCGCCTGGCGGCCAAGCACTTCTACCGGCCGCGCAATCAGGCCATTGCCGCTGAGTTCGCCGAGCAGTTTCCGGCGTTGCAGCTGGTCACCATCGACAAGGACTTCGACGGTTGGAAAAGCGCCCAGCCGAAGTTCTTCAACGATGGCGGCGTGTTCGACCAGATCTATCTGGCGCAGTGA
- the cysT gene encoding sulfate ABC transporter permease subunit CysT gives MSRRTSPVIPGFGLTLGYTLVYLSLVVLIPLVAMFVHAAQLSWAEFWAIISAPRVLAALKLSFSTAFVAALINGIIGTLLAWALVRYRFPGRKVIEAMIDLPFALPTAVAGIALTALYAPSGLVGQFATDLGFKIAYTPIGITLALTFVTLPFVVRTLQPVLADIPREVEEAAACLGARPLQVVRYILIPALLPAWLTGFSLAFARGVGEYGSVIFIAGNMPMKTEILPLLIMGKLDQYDYHGATAIGVLMLVVSFVLLLLINLLQRQIAKA, from the coding sequence ATGTCTCGTCGTACTTCTCCGGTCATCCCCGGTTTCGGGCTGACGCTGGGTTACACCCTGGTGTACCTCAGCCTCGTGGTGCTGATTCCGCTGGTTGCCATGTTCGTCCACGCCGCACAGCTTAGCTGGGCGGAGTTCTGGGCAATCATCAGCGCCCCGCGGGTCCTGGCCGCACTCAAGTTGAGCTTTAGCACCGCGTTTGTCGCGGCACTGATCAACGGCATTATCGGCACCCTGTTGGCCTGGGCGCTGGTGCGCTATCGCTTCCCGGGGCGCAAGGTCATCGAGGCGATGATCGACTTGCCCTTTGCCTTGCCTACCGCGGTTGCCGGTATCGCCCTGACTGCGCTGTATGCCCCGAGCGGGCTGGTGGGGCAGTTTGCCACTGACCTGGGTTTCAAAATTGCCTACACGCCCATCGGCATCACCCTGGCGCTGACCTTTGTCACCCTGCCGTTTGTGGTGCGTACTCTGCAGCCGGTATTGGCGGACATCCCCCGCGAAGTCGAAGAAGCCGCAGCCTGTCTTGGCGCAAGGCCGCTGCAAGTGGTGCGCTATATCCTCATACCGGCGCTGTTACCGGCCTGGTTGACGGGCTTCTCTCTGGCCTTTGCTCGCGGCGTCGGCGAGTACGGTTCGGTGATTTTCATAGCCGGCAATATGCCGATGAAAACCGAAATCCTGCCGCTGTTGATCATGGGCAAGCTCGACCAATACGACTATCACGGTGCCACGGCTATCGGCGTACTGATGCTGGTGGTTTCTTTTGTTTTGCTGCTGCTGATTAACCTGCTGCAGCGCCAGATTGCCAAAGCCTGA
- the cysW gene encoding sulfate ABC transporter permease subunit CysW, with translation MSAVTLSASASANAVRRGNLLGRRLLIISAWLVFALFLLLPLLIVLSEALKQGMGAFFGAIFEADAISALQLTLLAVGISVPLNIVFGVAAAWCVSKYEFRGKSILVTLIDLPFSVSPVIAGLVYVLLFGAQGFIGPWLREHDIQIIFALPGIVLATMFVTVPFVARELIPLMQQQGTQEEEAARLLGANGWQMFWHVTLPNIKWGLIYGVVLCTARAMGEFGAVSVVSGHIRGYTNTLPLHVEILYNEYNHVAAFSVASLLLLLALFILLLKQWSESRINRLKASAGEE, from the coding sequence ATGTCTGCTGTAACCTTAAGCGCGTCAGCCTCAGCCAACGCTGTACGGCGCGGTAATCTGCTCGGTCGCCGGCTGCTGATCATCAGTGCCTGGTTGGTGTTTGCGCTGTTTCTGTTGCTGCCGCTGCTTATCGTGCTAAGTGAGGCACTCAAGCAGGGTATGGGGGCGTTCTTCGGCGCAATCTTCGAAGCGGATGCGATTTCTGCGTTGCAGCTGACGCTGTTGGCAGTCGGTATATCCGTGCCGCTGAATATAGTGTTCGGCGTGGCCGCCGCCTGGTGCGTGAGCAAATACGAATTTCGCGGCAAGAGCATTCTGGTGACTCTGATCGACTTGCCGTTCTCGGTCTCGCCAGTGATCGCCGGGCTGGTCTATGTGCTGCTGTTTGGCGCCCAGGGCTTTATTGGCCCCTGGCTGCGTGAGCACGACATCCAGATTATCTTCGCCCTGCCGGGCATCGTCTTGGCCACCATGTTCGTTACCGTGCCCTTTGTCGCCCGCGAGCTGATCCCGCTGATGCAGCAGCAAGGCACCCAGGAAGAGGAGGCCGCGCGCCTGCTCGGGGCCAATGGCTGGCAGATGTTTTGGCACGTGACCTTGCCGAATATCAAATGGGGTCTGATCTATGGCGTGGTGCTGTGTACCGCACGGGCCATGGGTGAATTTGGGGCGGTGTCAGTGGTCTCCGGGCACATCCGTGGTTACACCAATACGCTGCCGCTGCATGTCGAGATTCTCTATAACGAATACAATCACGTCGCCGCGTTCAGTGTCGCCAGTCTGCTGCTACTGCTGGCGCTGTTTATTCTGCTGCTCAAGCAGTGGAGCGAGTCACGTATCAACCGTCTGAAAGCCAGTGCTGGCGAGGAATAA
- a CDS encoding sulfate/molybdate ABC transporter ATP-binding protein, with amino-acid sequence MSIVVSNVSKNFNAFKALNDINLNIQSGELVALLGPSGCGKTTLLRIIAGLETPDSGSIEFHGEDVSSHDVRDRNVGFVFQHYALFRHMTVFDNVAFGLRMKPKGERPNENVIKKKVHELLDLVQLDWLADRYPEQLSGGQRQRIALARALAVEPKVLLLDEPFGALDAKVRKELRRWLARLHEEVHLTSVFVTHDQEEAMEVADRIVVMNKGVIEQIGSPGEVYENPASDFVYHFLGDANRLYVGDDHHVLFRPHEIHLSRQAEEGHQAGEVRDIRPLGAITRVTLKVAGQSEPIEAEVAKDHLSLANLSRGETLYFKPKAGQPVHQPR; translated from the coding sequence ATGTCGATCGTAGTGTCCAATGTCAGCAAGAACTTCAATGCGTTCAAAGCGCTGAACGACATCAATCTGAATATCCAGAGCGGCGAGTTGGTCGCCTTGCTCGGCCCGTCTGGCTGCGGCAAAACCACCTTGCTGCGCATCATCGCCGGCCTGGAAACCCCGGATAGCGGCAGCATCGAGTTCCACGGTGAAGACGTGTCGAGCCACGATGTGCGCGACCGTAACGTCGGTTTCGTGTTTCAGCATTACGCCTTGTTCCGCCATATGACGGTGTTCGACAACGTTGCCTTTGGCTTGCGCATGAAGCCTAAAGGCGAACGGCCGAACGAAAACGTGATCAAGAAAAAGGTCCATGAACTGCTCGATCTGGTGCAGCTCGACTGGTTGGCGGACCGTTACCCGGAACAGCTCTCCGGCGGCCAGCGCCAGCGTATCGCCTTGGCCCGCGCCCTGGCGGTAGAGCCGAAAGTGTTGCTGCTCGACGAGCCCTTCGGCGCGCTGGATGCCAAGGTTCGCAAGGAGTTGCGCCGTTGGCTGGCGCGCCTGCATGAGGAAGTGCACCTGACCTCGGTGTTCGTTACCCACGACCAGGAAGAGGCCATGGAAGTCGCCGATCGCATCGTGGTGATGAACAAAGGCGTGATTGAACAGATCGGCTCGCCCGGTGAAGTCTATGAAAATCCGGCCAGTGACTTCGTTTATCACTTCCTCGGCGATGCTAATCGCCTGTATGTCGGCGACGACCATCATGTGCTGTTCCGCCCGCACGAGATCCACTTGTCGCGCCAGGCGGAAGAGGGCCATCAGGCCGGTGAAGTGCGCGATATTCGCCCACTCGGCGCCATCACCCGGGTGACCCTCAAGGTTGCCGGGCAGAGCGAGCCGATCGAGGCTGAAGTAGCGAAAGACCACCTCAGCCTGGCTAACCTGAGCCGCGGTGAAACCCTGTACTTCAAGCCAAAAGCTGGGCAGCCGGTGCATCAGCCGCGCTGA
- a CDS encoding YdbL family protein — protein sequence MTIYKRLAGLLLLLSLSLPAVALNLNEAMSALGTAKASGQLGEMPNGYLGVVRDNGQAAEIAKLINQARRTEYQKLATQNGIQLRDVEAIAGQKALDKTPPGQYIQLNGNWQRK from the coding sequence ATGACTATTTATAAACGCCTTGCCGGCTTGTTACTGCTGCTCAGCCTGAGCCTGCCAGCCGTCGCGCTTAACCTCAATGAGGCCATGTCAGCCCTGGGCACAGCCAAGGCCAGCGGCCAGTTGGGTGAAATGCCCAATGGCTACCTTGGGGTTGTTCGCGACAACGGTCAGGCTGCCGAAATCGCCAAACTGATCAACCAGGCCCGCCGCACCGAATACCAGAAACTGGCGACGCAGAATGGTATCCAGCTGCGCGATGTCGAGGCCATAGCCGGGCAGAAAGCCCTCGATAAGACCCCACCTGGGCAGTACATCCAGCTGAACGGTAACTGGCAGCGTAAATAG
- a CDS encoding YnbE family lipoprotein, with product MRLRNCSAALLFGLLSTACTPTVQLAMPNEPININLNVKIEHEIYIKVDKALDSMFSESSGLF from the coding sequence ATGCGCTTGCGTAATTGTTCCGCCGCCCTACTTTTTGGGTTGCTTAGCACGGCCTGCACCCCGACCGTGCAGCTGGCGATGCCCAATGAGCCGATCAACATCAACCTCAATGTGAAGATCGAGCACGAAATTTATATCAAGGTGGATAAAGCCCTGGACAGCATGTTCAGCGAATCCAGTGGTTTGTTCTAA
- a CDS encoding YdbH domain-containing protein, with protein sequence MPSRRTWLRLIGCLVLLLILLGAYGYLSLSRLLEREQIENLEWRGLGLTTQGIQLEQLSLQHPSGAIELQHLQLQWTGFSLTLPLWQQIHITQLQLNLPSGREPTSTDNTNLDVQLKQLANVISLLPQTLQIDALHVELPCAETRCRLLGDLKQSKQPTAAGQRLDVQLNLQHHHDQLRWHGQLQGAAAAAELQLSLAINQQPQLQFNSRLQRVTEGPRWQGELSGDLQQSAVLHSWLSQWLPSPTAPLPEVPTAAQFAASWQLQLPPGPPSLALLQQASGQVNASASLAEAWPIPAIGQLQGAFKLSAHGLDGQWLADSLNADLNLQHIPSNLVSSLPAQLHPASLQLNIQAAPMPVLIAEQLKGRALPLQLQLTGKGRSPFTLHGTLMLANGLPWAAQLLDGTLSASTPALRLEGWDIGALQTQVQLDGYVDQQQLQFTLGDDSHLSLRHLAHGDFRAQQLTASSSALQLHAQLAAGALLDWQLQGPLELSAQLQHAQLHRQRWYWQGPLQASQQQVHADGTLRNDAGLQFKLQAQHSSAKGLSLQAQLNELFLRSGNPLQGSFTAWPGLLELNNGRLNADASLTMAKDQQLPSLKLGLTAKGLGGVYDRTALEGLNSHFHLLVSPKQLQLELTELHLAQANPGIPLGPVQLSGHYSAPLHALTQGRLQLRKAQAELMGGNLHLAAGQWNLAAGPLLLPIEVRGLELEQLFILYPTEGLAGTGTLDGRLPLQISQQGVTIAQGQLSARAPGGQLQFHSARIRALGRSNPAMQLVTQSLEDFRFTVLSSQVDYNRDGKLNLSMRLEGQNPAIEQGRPIHFNINLEEDIPTLLASLQLTDKVSDIIRQRVQQRMLQRNAKPAPTEP encoded by the coding sequence ATGCCCAGCCGGCGCACCTGGCTGCGACTTATTGGTTGCCTGGTTTTACTGCTCATCTTGCTTGGCGCTTACGGCTACCTCAGCCTCAGCCGCCTGCTCGAACGCGAGCAGATCGAAAACCTTGAGTGGCGTGGCCTGGGCCTCACCACTCAGGGCATCCAGCTTGAGCAACTGAGCCTGCAGCACCCCAGCGGCGCAATAGAGCTGCAGCACCTGCAATTACAATGGACTGGATTCAGCCTAACGCTGCCGCTCTGGCAGCAGATACATATCACCCAGCTGCAACTAAACCTGCCCTCTGGCCGCGAGCCAACAAGCACTGACAACACAAACCTAGACGTGCAACTTAAGCAGTTGGCCAACGTTATCAGCCTGTTGCCGCAAACGTTGCAGATTGATGCACTGCACGTTGAGCTGCCTTGCGCCGAAACGCGCTGCCGGCTACTGGGCGACCTTAAACAGAGCAAACAGCCAACCGCCGCTGGGCAGCGGCTCGATGTGCAACTCAACCTGCAACATCATCACGATCAGCTGCGCTGGCATGGCCAATTACAAGGCGCTGCTGCAGCGGCAGAGTTGCAACTGAGCCTGGCCATCAATCAGCAACCGCAACTGCAGTTCAACAGTCGCCTGCAGCGCGTGACCGAAGGGCCCCGCTGGCAGGGTGAGCTGAGTGGCGATCTGCAGCAAAGCGCAGTGCTGCACAGCTGGCTCAGCCAATGGTTGCCCAGCCCCACCGCCCCGTTGCCTGAAGTGCCAACGGCTGCGCAATTTGCGGCGAGCTGGCAACTGCAGCTGCCACCAGGCCCACCTAGCCTGGCGTTACTGCAGCAGGCCAGCGGCCAGGTTAATGCCAGCGCCAGCCTCGCTGAAGCCTGGCCAATACCGGCTATAGGGCAACTGCAGGGCGCATTTAAGCTGTCAGCACATGGGCTGGATGGGCAGTGGCTGGCCGACAGCCTCAACGCCGATCTCAACCTGCAACACATCCCCAGCAATCTGGTTAGCAGCCTACCGGCACAACTGCATCCCGCCTCCCTGCAGCTGAATATCCAAGCCGCACCGATGCCTGTGCTGATTGCTGAGCAATTGAAAGGTCGCGCCCTGCCCCTGCAACTCCAGCTAACGGGCAAGGGGCGCAGCCCGTTCACGTTGCACGGCACCCTGATGCTGGCCAACGGCCTGCCCTGGGCAGCACAACTGCTGGATGGCACGCTCAGCGCCAGCACCCCAGCGCTGCGGCTAGAGGGGTGGGATATCGGCGCACTGCAGACGCAGGTGCAGCTCGACGGCTACGTGGATCAACAGCAACTGCAGTTCACACTCGGCGATGACTCACATCTCAGCTTGCGCCATTTAGCTCATGGTGACTTTCGCGCCCAGCAACTCACGGCCAGCAGCAGCGCGCTGCAGCTGCATGCACAACTTGCAGCAGGCGCGCTGCTCGACTGGCAACTGCAAGGCCCACTCGAGCTGAGTGCGCAGCTGCAGCATGCACAGCTGCACCGCCAACGCTGGTACTGGCAAGGACCTCTGCAGGCCAGCCAACAACAGGTGCACGCGGACGGCACGCTGCGCAACGATGCCGGGTTGCAGTTCAAGCTGCAGGCGCAACACAGCAGCGCCAAGGGTTTGAGCCTGCAAGCGCAACTGAACGAACTGTTTTTGCGCAGTGGCAACCCACTGCAAGGTAGCTTCACTGCCTGGCCGGGCTTGCTGGAGCTGAATAACGGCCGCCTGAACGCCGACGCCAGCCTGACCATGGCCAAGGACCAGCAACTGCCCAGCCTCAAACTTGGGTTAACCGCCAAGGGCCTCGGCGGGGTTTATGACCGCACCGCGCTGGAGGGCCTAAACAGCCACTTTCATCTGCTGGTCAGCCCCAAACAGCTGCAACTAGAGCTGACCGAGCTGCACCTGGCCCAGGCCAACCCAGGCATACCCCTAGGCCCGGTACAGCTCAGCGGCCATTACAGCGCCCCGCTGCACGCCCTTACACAAGGCCGCTTACAGCTGCGTAAAGCGCAAGCTGAGCTGATGGGAGGCAACCTGCATCTGGCCGCTGGGCAGTGGAACCTGGCCGCCGGGCCGCTACTGCTGCCCATCGAGGTGCGCGGCCTGGAACTTGAGCAGCTGTTTATCCTCTACCCCACAGAGGGTTTGGCCGGCACGGGCACCTTAGATGGCCGCTTACCGCTGCAAATTAGCCAACAGGGCGTGACCATTGCGCAAGGCCAACTGAGCGCGCGCGCGCCGGGAGGCCAGTTGCAGTTTCACTCTGCACGCATCCGCGCCTTGGGCCGCAGCAACCCGGCGATGCAACTGGTCACTCAGTCGCTGGAGGATTTTCGCTTCACCGTGCTCAGCAGTCAGGTTGACTACAACCGAGACGGCAAGCTGAACCTGAGCATGCGCCTTGAGGGGCAAAACCCGGCCATCGAACAGGGCCGGCCGATCCACTTCAACATCAACCTGGAAGAAGATATCCCGACCCTGCTGGCCAGCCTGCAACTTACGGACAAAGTCAGCGATATCATCAGGCAGCGCGTGCAACAGCGTATGCTGCAACGCAATGCCAAGCCGGCTCCGACAGAGCCCTGA
- a CDS encoding sel1 repeat family protein — translation MPRAITRIPAAHSVATPRLPARVALWLLDSPRLGDAPSVKRFAGRLLKQPALQGVVQAQSRLGQLLCRDCGNPRDRRMGFELLRQAARAGDMGAQLELGQLYCQSRNNEPQKARHWLELAAGQGSPEAQQLLKQL, via the coding sequence ATGCCACGCGCAATCACTCGTATCCCTGCTGCTCATTCTGTTGCCACGCCGCGGTTGCCTGCGCGCGTCGCGCTCTGGTTACTGGACAGCCCACGTCTGGGCGATGCCCCGAGCGTTAAACGCTTTGCCGGTCGCCTGCTCAAACAGCCTGCCTTGCAGGGCGTGGTGCAAGCTCAGAGCCGGCTGGGGCAATTGCTTTGCCGCGATTGCGGCAACCCGCGTGATCGCCGTATGGGGTTTGAGCTGCTGCGCCAGGCGGCTCGCGCCGGTGATATGGGCGCTCAGCTGGAACTCGGCCAGCTGTATTGCCAGTCGCGCAATAATGAACCGCAAAAAGCCCGGCACTGGCTTGAGCTGGCGGCTGGTCAGGGTTCGCCAGAGGCGCAACAACTGCTCAAACAGCTCTGA
- the rmuC gene encoding DNA recombination protein RmuC produces MLQERLSHAQLAQAGLAAQLDDCRAEIAEISEIKADQQAELAALRRETDLLQHERQLARESAQAWAGQREQQEGEIRRLDAQRAALSAELKEQQDNHQQRLSDLQGSRDELRAQFAELAGKIFDEREQRFAETSQQQLGQLLDPLKERIQSFEKRVEESYQQEARERFSLGKELERLQQLNQRLSDEATNLTRALKGQKTQGNWGELVLERVLEHAGLEKGREYHTQVSLKSADGERFQPDVLIQLPGDKQVVVDAKVSLTAYQQFIAAEDEPARQQALKQHVLSLRNHLKGLSLKDYQRLEGLHSLDFVLLFVPIEAAFAAALQADPGLFQEAFDQHIVIVSPTTLLATLRVIDSLWRQERQSQNAREIAERAGALYDKFVAFIQDLDEVGARLQQLDKAYAGARNKLCDGRGNIISRVENLKLLGARASKSLPADLLEQAAGVRVLDDQAVE; encoded by the coding sequence CTGCTGCAGGAGCGCCTGAGCCATGCGCAACTGGCGCAGGCAGGCCTTGCCGCACAGCTGGATGACTGCCGCGCCGAGATCGCCGAGATCAGCGAGATCAAGGCCGATCAGCAGGCCGAGCTGGCTGCACTGCGCCGTGAAACCGATTTGCTCCAGCACGAGCGCCAGCTCGCCCGTGAGTCTGCGCAAGCCTGGGCTGGCCAGCGCGAGCAGCAGGAAGGCGAGATCCGTCGCCTGGATGCCCAGCGCGCCGCACTCAGCGCCGAACTCAAGGAACAGCAAGACAACCATCAGCAGCGCCTGAGCGACCTGCAGGGTTCGCGTGATGAGTTACGTGCGCAGTTCGCCGAGCTGGCCGGGAAGATTTTCGATGAACGTGAGCAGCGTTTTGCCGAAACCAGCCAGCAGCAACTCGGGCAACTGCTCGACCCGCTCAAGGAGCGCATCCAGTCCTTTGAAAAGCGTGTGGAAGAAAGCTACCAGCAAGAAGCCCGCGAACGCTTTTCCCTGGGCAAGGAGCTGGAGCGCTTGCAGCAGCTCAATCAACGTTTGAGCGATGAGGCGACCAATTTGACCCGTGCGCTCAAGGGCCAGAAAACCCAGGGCAACTGGGGGGAGCTGGTGCTGGAGCGGGTGCTGGAGCACGCCGGCCTGGAGAAGGGCCGCGAGTACCACACCCAGGTCAGCCTGAAGAGTGCCGACGGCGAGCGCTTCCAGCCGGATGTGCTGATCCAGCTGCCGGGCGACAAGCAGGTGGTGGTGGATGCCAAGGTCAGCCTGACCGCCTATCAGCAATTCATTGCCGCCGAGGATGAGCCAGCCCGGCAGCAGGCGTTGAAGCAACATGTGCTGTCCCTGCGCAATCACTTGAAAGGCCTGTCGCTCAAGGATTATCAGCGCCTTGAAGGCTTGCATAGCCTGGATTTCGTCCTGCTGTTCGTGCCCATCGAAGCAGCCTTTGCCGCCGCGTTGCAGGCGGATCCTGGCTTGTTTCAGGAGGCTTTCGATCAACATATCGTTATCGTCAGCCCGACTACCTTGCTTGCCACTTTGCGGGTGATCGACAGCCTGTGGCGGCAGGAGCGGCAAAGCCAGAATGCCCGCGAGATTGCCGAGCGCGCCGGCGCGTTGTATGACAAGTTTGTGGCTTTTATTCAGGATTTGGATGAAGTCGGCGCACGTTTGCAACAGCTGGATAAAGCCTATGCCGGGGCGCGCAACAAGCTCTGCGACGGGCGCGGCAATATCATCAGCCGGGTGGAAAACCTCAAGCTGCTCGGTGCCCGCGCGAGCAAGAGCTTGCCTGCTGATTTGCTTGAGCAGGCAGCTGGCGTCAGGGTGCTGGATGATCAGGCGGTTGAGTAG